GACCTTGCGGACGGTGAGCTTTCCCCAGACCTCGGGGCCGACGTTCTTCTTGTTCCGCACCGTGGTCGTGGTGGCGGGCGTACCGGGCTTCACCGGCCCGAAGACGTGCGGGTCGGGCAGGTCGTAGCCGGAGGGCGCACGGGTCTCCTCCCAGTAGAAGGAATCCTTCACGTTCCCCCTCCCCGCACACACGCCCTGCTCGTCCGAGGTGCACGGCGCCCCCTTGCGCTCGTCGGGGTTCGCACCCGACGTCTGGAGACCGGCGACCCCGTTCGACTCACGCCACAGCTGGAACACCGCGCCCGGCAGCGGAGCCCCGGTGGCGGAATCCACCTTGAGGACCTGGAGGTCTCCGTCCACCGAACTGGGTTTCCGCAGGTTCCGCACCGTGGTCGTGGTGGCCGGCGTACTGGGCTTCACCGGCCCGAAGACGTGCGGGTCGGGCAGGCCGTAGCCGGAGGGCGCACGAGTCTCCTCCCAGTAGAAGGAGTCCTCCTCATTCCCCTTCGCCGCGCACTCGCCCCGCGTGTCCGTCGTGCACTCGGGGCCCTTGCGCTCGTCGGGGTTCGCACCCGACGTCTGGAGACCCGCAACCCCGTTCGACTCACGCCACAGCTGGAACACCGCGCCGGGCAGCGGAGCCCCGGTGGTGAAATCCACCTTGAGGACCTTCAGGTCGCCCTCCACGGGGGCGGTCCCGCAGTCCGGCAGGTCGCCGTTGAAGGGGTACGCGTGGAACTCCTGGCCGCCGCCCCCGGTCGCGGAACTCTGGTGGGTCAGGTTGCCGGTGGTGAAGAAGCGGCCGTTCACGCCGGGCACGGACACGGCGGATTCGGATGCCTGGTTGCCGATGAGCACGCTGCCCTGGAACTGGCCCGTGCCCTTGATCTCGACGTTGGTGGCGTCGGGGAAGTTCCAGAGCAGCCGGCCGCGCAGCTTGTTCAGCGGGTCGTTGTCGTCGAAGGAGCCGCTGTAGGTGTTGATGGTGCGGTTCGTGCCGAGGACGTTGACCAGGATCGTCGCTCCGTCCGGAATGTTCCGGAACTCGATGCCTTGCTGGCCGCCGTTCGCCGAGGCCAGGTCGAAGTCGACGTTGAAGACCTGGAGGGCGGAAGTGTTGTCGCCGGTGAAGACGGTCTGGCCGCCCTCGTTGACGGCCGTACCGGTGGGCGGGCGCGTACCGGTGTCTCCGTCGGCGTAGCACTGGCTGGCGTCGGAAAGTTCCTTGCGCAGCCCGACGTACGGGGTGACGGCGGCCGGGTCAAGGGTGCTGGTGCCGACGATGGTGCCGGTGGCGGGGCCCGCGTGACGTACCACTCCGTCCTCGGCCAGCAGCCGCTGACCTGCACCGATGGTGACGGGTCCGCCGGTGGCGAGGTAGTCGGACCCGACGGGCGGCGCGACGCGGGAGCCGACGCCCGCGACGCCGACGTTGTAGATCTGGCTGCCTTCCGGCGACTTGTCCATGTCGAACGCCCCGAGGACGACGACCCGGCCCTCCGCCTCGGCCGCCTTGCCGCGCACCCGGAAGTCGCCTCCCGCGAAGACGCTGATGCCGTTGTCGTACCCGGCGATCGCACCGTTGTTGATGGGCGGGAAGGGGTCGGGGCACTGACCGGGGACGCAGGGGCCGAGTCCACCGGGCAGGGGGGCCGCGCGCACTGCGGACGGGGTGGCGGCACCGGGCCCGGAATTCGCAGTTGCGGCGTTCACTCCGACGGTGAGGGGCAGGAGGGCAGTACTGACGGCGAGCCACGACACACCCGCCGCTCTCATCCCTGAAGACCTCATCCCAGCAGTTAGCATGCGCACTTCTCACTGCTCCTCAGTCGAGCCCCTGCCCTGAGCAGGGAGCGTCCGGAGCGCCCGCGGCGAGTGACGGACGCCCGGAGATAGTCCCAGTGTTTGCTGTCAAGAATTTCCTGACGCGCCGTCAACTACCAAGGTGATCGCCTCCGCCGCCCGACCGGTGACGGGTCCCCGGAGGCGCCGGGGAAGACCGCCCCTACGATGACCCAACAACGTCGATCCCGGTCGGCGAGACCCCGCGCCTGCACTTCCCGCGCGCCCCCGAGGGCAAGAACATCCCGAACCGGCCGCACTTCGACGTGCGGGTCGGCACCGGTCTCGTAGGAGAGAAACGCCTGGCCGCACTGGAGGCCGAGTACCCCCGGCCGATCGCGCTCGGCGCGGAAAACGGTTGCCTGCTGCGCTCCGTCAGCGTCAACGAGTCGTGCCTGACGATGCGCGACATCAAAGACAACGAATTCTGCCTCGCCTGACCGTCGGTCACCCCCGAGGGGCAGCCTGCACGCTCATACGACCCCACCCAGGAGCGCGTCCGATGACCACGCACAGCACGCCCCCCGCACCTCCGCACCCCACCTGGCTGACCCAGTCGCCCTATGGGGTACGGATGGACTGGGGCCCCGCCGCGGCGGCCGCCCTCTCCGGCGAGGTCGCCTGCCTGGTCGTGGTGGACGTGCTGTCGTTCAGCACCTCGGTGTCGGTGGCCACGGACCGGGGCACGGCCGTCCACCCCTACCCCTGGCGTGACGAACGCGCCCTCGCCCACGCCGAAAAGCTGGACGCCGCCCTGGCAGTGGGCCGCTCGATGGCGACCGAGGCCACCCCGTGGACACTGTCCCCCGCCTCCCTGCGCGACGGGCCACCGGTGGAACGTCTGGTGCTGCCCTCTCCCAACGGCTCGCAGATCTCGTCTGCGGCCGCCGCCACCGGCGCACGCGTGCTGGCGGGCTGCCTGCGCAACGCCGACGCCACCGCCGCGTGGCTGATCCACGAGGGACACGGCACCGCCGACTCCCCGGTGGCGGTGATCGCCGCCGGTGAACGGTTCCCCGACGGCTCCCTCCGCCCGGCCCTGGAGGACCTGCTGGGAGCAGGCGCCGTCATCGCACGCCTGTACGAACGGGGCCGCTCCGCCCTCTCCCCGGAAGCGACGGCCGCCGCGGCTTCGTACACCTCGTACACCGCGGCCACCTCGGCCGACGACATCGACCGCGCCGTCACCCTGTCCGCGTCCGGCCAAGAGCTGTACGGCCGCTCCTTCGCCGAGGACGTACGCATCGCCGTGCAGCTCGACTCCACCCCGCACACGGCAGTCCTGACCGACGGCGCCTTCGTCCGGGCCCCCGCAATCAAGCACGCACGGTCATGGTCGTGGCTGGGCGGGTGCTCTACCCCATCCGCTACGCGAAGCGGGACGTACCTGTCACCGTCGCCCGGCTGCGTCGCGCTGTCGGCCTCCGTGCGGACCTCATCAGGCGTCATGGCCCGGAGCCACGGCAGGGCGAGCTGGACTTGGGACTCGAAGAGCTCCAAGAGGCCGAGCTCCACAATGATTTGAACCAACTGGATCCGGACGCCGGACTGGTTCTGCTGGCGTACGCATGCGCGATGGACACCGGGGTTCTACGTCTTGAGTGGGGAGACGCCGAATTGCGTCGCGGCGATCGGCAGTTGCTCTGGCATCACCACGAGGTCCTGGACCTGCCCTCTGCCCGGCCCACTGTCTGAACCAATCCGAGCGGGTGAATACCCATAGGGCTGACCACTGCGTGGTGCCGTCGTAGCCAACGGCACCACGCAGTGAGGGGTCGCACCGGCGGCGACGCCGCGAAATACCCTCGCACTCAGATGCGCCACCGGTACTACTCAGAGACGAAAACCCGCTTCGTGACGGCTCCGCTCCGATTTTCCCTCGTCGCTCCCATCAGCCCCGCGAGCGCTCCAACCCCCAGGCTTCCGGGTCCTACGCCATGTCCCGGTCGGCCCAGCAGTCCCGGAACCAGGCCAGCGTCGTGGCCAGCAGCTCACGGTTCCGATCCTTTTCCAGCAAGGACAACCGGAAGTTGGGGCGCAGCTCCAGCTTGCCCTCGGGGATGTCCACGCCCTCCAGCTCGTTGAGACGGCCGAGGAGTTCCGCGCGCAGGCGGCGGTCGGTGAAGGGCTCGCGGCTGGCGAGGTGTTGGAAGACCACCTCCGCCGTCCCGCCGCGTCCTCCGCCGGGGTAGACCGTGAGGGGCCAGATCCCGGCGCCGGGGCCACCCTCGTTGCCCAGCATCAGGAAGGCGCTGGTGGTGACCTGGCCCGCCCCGTGACCGATCCAGCCGCCCAGGTCTTCCCACTGGGCGAAGAGGGTACGCACGGCGGCCACTGTTTCTGGGGTGTCGTCCGTGGTGAGCTGTCGGAAGAACCGCTCGGCGCGGGTCTCCCCCTCCGGGTCTCCTCCGTCGCGTGCTGCCGTGACCGCGCCGTTGGTGTTCGGCTCCTGGTCGGGGTCGGCCAGCAGCAAGGCCAGGTCGTCGCTGTTGAGGCGCTGGGCGGGGTCGGCCGCTCCGGTCTGGGTGAAGTGGATGCCGTCGGCGCTCAGTCGTGCCCGTACGTCGTCACCTTCCGGTTGTGGGCCAGCCCAGCGGAATCCGTCGGAGATCCTGCCGTCTGCGTTGAGGACCCGGTAGGCATGCACGATGCCTTCGGTCTGGGCGAGGTGGTTGCCCACCGCTTGGGCGCCGGAGCCGATGTAGGCGGCGAGGTCACCGTACGAGGTCCAGGTGCCGTGCGGCAGTGCGGCGAGGACCTGGTGGACGAGCTGCCAGTCGCGGCTGCGCTCGGCCCTGCCGACACCGTGCAGCGGGGCGGGCCACAGAGCGAGCGCCCGCTCGGCCAACTCGTCTGCTCGGGCGCGGATTTCGCGGGCGCCCCAGCGGTCGGTGGCGGCAATGCGGCGGTTCATCTCCAGGTGGCTGCTGTTCAGCAGGTCCTGCTTGCGGTCGAAGGGGTGGTTGGAGAGTTCGGAGTTCTGGGCGGTGAGGGTCAGATTGCCCAGGGTGTGCTGGAGCCGGGCGTGCACGTCCTGCGGGGTTTCGCCGTCGGCTGCGTCCTCGGCGAGGATGCGCATCCACTCGTCGCCCGCCGACTGGGGCAGGACGTGTTCGATGGTGAGTTTCGCGGCAGCGAAGTCCACCGGCTCGGGGTGGTCGTAACTCTCCTCCAGCCGTTGGAGGACGAGCTTGCGCTGCTCCGGCCGGCCGTACAGGTAGAAGGGTGCGTCCCGGAACTTCCCGCGCAGTTCGTCGTCGTCGGGCCAGTAGCGGTTGTTGGCCGAGAGGAGCTGGTGCAGGCCGTCGGCCACGGGGACGTCCAGCGGGAGCTGTGCGGGCACCGACTGGAAGATCCGGTTGAGGTTGTTCGGCGGGATGCGGCAGATGGTGCGGCGCACCAGGAAGCTTTCGACGTACGACAGTGCGCGGGCCGTCTGCGCCGAGTCGGTCTCGCCGCGCTCCCGTCGGTCGAGCAGCAGCATCAGCGCGGGGTACGTGGCGGCGGCCTCCCAGGCGTCGAGCCTGCGCAGGTGGGCACGGACAGCCGGGTCGTTCTCCTCCTCGGGCCGGATCACCTTGCGGAAGTGCAGGGAACGGCGGTGCAGCTCCTTCACGTACGCCTCAATGTCCGCCTCGCTGGCCTCGGCCCTCTCGAAGTGGTGCTGCTGGGCGGCGTACAGATCCTGGCGGCGGACCCGGTCGTCGCCGTCCAGTACCAGCTGCAGCCACATGAGCTGTTCGAGCTCTTTGTTGCTCAGGCTCGCCTGGAGGGGCAGCCAGTACGTCTCGTAGACGCGCTCGCCACGGTTGGGCAGCCGCATGAAGAGGTAGTTGCGCAGCAGGTCGGCCTGGCTGAGCTTGAGACCGGTGTTGTTGAGGGACTCGAAGATCCGGTGGACGTTGTCACCGGGCTCGGCGGTCACCGAGACCATGGTGAGCCGGGAGGTGATGGCCTGCTCGATACGGAGCACGTCCCTCGGGTCGGCGGGGTCGTCCGCCTCGACGAGCTTGCGTCGGAAGAAGCGGTAGGCGGCAGAGACGTTGTCCCCGGCCGCCTGCCCCTCGTGGGTGCCGCGGATCTGCGCGGCGTAGTGCGGCCGGTCAGCCTGGGTCGGGAGGAGACGGAAGCGGTCGTTCTCGCTCTTCCGCTTGTTGATCAGGTACTCCTCGTCGATCCGCTCCGCCTCGTCCGGCAGGGTGAGCGCGAGATGGTCCCGGACCGCGGCGAGTGCGAGGGAAAGCGTGGTCAGCCTCTGCTGCCCGTCGACCACCAGCCAGCGCGGGAACGTCGCCTCGTTCTGCGGGGACGGGGCCAGCACGACGGAGCCAAGGAAGTGCGCGCTGGCCTTCTCGCCGGTCTCCAGCAGCTCCACCTGTTCGAGGATGTCGCTCCGCAGCTGCACCAACTGCTTCTCGGTCCAGGAGTACGTCCGCTGGTAGAGCGGCACCTGGAACTGCTGGGCCCGCCCCTGCACGAGGTCGGCGAGCAGCGTCTCTTTGGCCTGCATGGTGGTGTCCGTTCTCCTGAATTCCCGCGCCCTTACCATCCGCACCGCAGTGCCTGGACGACCGACGATAGGACGTGCCGTAGACAGTCGTCCGGGAAACAACGGAAGGCCAGGTATCCGCAGAGTTGACGCGGGTGGGGTCACTTCGGGACGGTGAGCGTGGCTGTCGAGGCGTTGCCCGGCCGTGGGGAACCGCAGAGGACCCGATCTGGGCTGCCGCCGACCGCTGTCGGCCGCTCCAACGGGCTATGCGAGATCCTCCAGGAGGGTGTCGAGCGCGGCCTCTTCGTGCAGGGCGAGCGACAGGGCCTCCATCGCGGGGCCGAGTTCGGCATCCCAGTCGGCGGCGACGGGCGGGCCCGTGAGGAGAAGGGGTGGGGTGCCCGCGGTCTGGGTGCGAGCGGCGAGGCGTTCGTATTCGAGAGTGCTCATACGCCAAGGGCGGGCGTCGTAGCGGCCGATCACGCGGTTGGCGAGGGCGATGCCGGGCCAGTCGAAGTCGCCGTGATAGGCCAGGGTGCAGCCACTCTCGGCGAGCGCGTCCAAGAGGGTGAGGACCACGGTGGCCGCGCTTCCCGAGGTACAGACCAAGGGCTGGGCGCAGCCCGCGTCGGCTGCCGCTTCGACAACGCGGGGGTTCTCGCAGATGTGGATGCGGGTGCGCGGGGGCATGGTGAGGCGCAGGGTGCGCAGTTCGCGGAGGGTCAGGTGGGTTTCGGCGTGGTGGTCAGCCCGGTCGCGCAGGGCTGCTTCGCGCCAGGTGGTGGCGGTGGGGCGCAGGCCATAGGTGAGGACCGTACTGGAGACCTCGTCCGGGATGACGGAGGCCAGTCGCCAGAGGGCGCGGCGGCCGCCGGCGTCGGACGGGAAGTCAGCGCCGTGGGCGTGGGCGATGCCGCGCAGGACGAGGCGGGAGAGCAGGGTGCCATCGTCCAGGCCGTGGGCGGAACCGGTGACCTGGGTGGCGAGGTCGCCGCGACCTCGGACGGAGGGCGAGGTGGGTGGGACGGGTGGGAAGAGCAGGGTGAGGGTGTGGATGGCCTGGTGGAGGGTGGCCGATGCAGTGGGCTCGGCCTGGCGGGTGACGGCTCCGGTGCGACGGATCTCCCCCCACCATCGCTCTGCCCAGGGGTGGGCCCCGAGAGGGGAGGCTGCCAGCGCTTCCGTGGCGTTGGACCAGAGGTGGGTACGACGCGCGCGGGCTGTGTCGCGGGTGGCTCGGCGGTCGGTGAGTGGCTGGCCCAACTGGGTGAGCGTCTCGGCCAGGCCCATGGCTGCCGCGCTGATACGCAGCCGGGTGTCGAGAGCGGCAAGGTGGATGGTTGTGGTGGGGCGGCTCACCTGCCGGGAGAGCAGGAGCGAGAGCGCTTCGCGTTCCTGAGGCGTGAGGTTCGTCAGTCGCACGGCGCCGGTGGCTTGCAGGCCGTTGGCCTCCAGGCGGGTGCGCACCGCCGCCCACAGGCGGTGGAGGGGTGGCTGGGACAGCCAGGTGTAGGTGGCTGCGGGGAGCTTCCCGGTCCCGGTAGCGGTCGGGGCCACCTCCGTGTCGTGCACGGTCGGGGCGGTTCCCGCCGCGCGTATGACAGGGACGGTTCCCGCTTCACCGGTGGCCGGGAGCTCGCCGGTCATACGCTCATCAGGCGGCGCTGCCTGCCGTTCCAGGTGTAGTGGAGCGTGGCGACGCCCCGGGTATGCGGATCACGTAGACATTCGTAGATGTGCAGGGACGGTACGTCGGGCCAGTTGCCGATGAGGCGCTCGCTGGTGAGGACGAAGTCGAGGTCGAGGTCGACCAGAATGCGGCCCAGCCTGCCGTGGGTGGGCTCGTCGACCTTGGCGAAGGCGTCGTCCAGGAGGATCAGACGTGGTGCGTGCGGGGCGGTTTCGGCGAGGGTCGTGAAGTGTGCGGCTGCCGCGGCGAAGAGCACCAGGTAGGACAGGACACGCTGTTCGCCTTGGCTGAGGCCGGTGCGGCCGGTCATTCGGCGCTTTCGGCCCGGGGCCGCGTCGTCGACGACCCAGGGGGTGAAGGTGAACCAGGTGCGGTAGTCGAGCGCGGTGCGCAGGTGCGCCGCGTAGCCGGCTGCGGGGTCGGTTCGGCGGGCGTCTTCGATGCGGCGTTGGAGTACGTCCCGCAGTTGCTCGGTCTGTTCGCGGGTGCGCAGGCCGGACGGGCTGCGCAGGAGTTCGACGGCGGCCCGGACATCGGCTTCGGCGGTGTCGGCAAGCCGCCAGTCGAGTTCGACGCCGAGTCCGTGGGAGGTGCGGACGGTGCGCAGGGTGCCGTTGAGGGCGTCCACCAGGGTGCTCGCGGCGAGGACTTGCGAGGAGAGGTTGTCGCCGAGTTCTCCGGTGAGGAAACGCTGGAAGACGTCGCGTTCGCGGTCGGTCAGGCGCTGGCGTGCTTCGGCTGCCTGGGCCGCGATGCGGGCCCCGACCTGGGCGATGTCGTGCGAGCCGTGGTCGTCGACGAGCCGGCAGACCTTGATGCCGTCGCGTTCTTCGAGGAGGGCGTCGTAGCCGCCGGAGAGTTTGTCGCGCAGTTCGTTGGAACGGTTGAGGAGGGAGGTGTCGGAGATGTCGTCGCGCTCCACGCCCAGGACGGCTTTGACGGTGTCGACCAAGTGGCTCAGGGCCTTGATCCGGGTGCGTACGTCCTCGTGGGCGGGGTCCGGGTCGGTCAGGCCCGCCCTCGGTTCGCGGTCCAGTCCTGCTCCGCGCGTCACTTCGGGCATGGAAAGCGCGGTGCGCAGAGCGGCGCCGCAGGTGATCACTTCGGTCTCCTGGGCGGTGAGCTTGTCGCGCTGGGTACGTTCGTCCACCTCCGCGGTGATGCGGTCGTCGTGAACTCCGGCCACTTCCCGCTCGAGTGCGGGGAGTTGACGGGAGACGGCCTCCAGACGAAGGTTCGTCTCGTTTTCGCGGGCGAGGATTGCGGCTTCCGTCGCGTCCATCGCCTCTTCGAGCTGCTGGATCGTGCGGCGGGCAGCGTTCAGAGCTCCACTGCGCTGTGCGTAGTCGGACTCCGCCGTCGCGCGGACGTCCCGGCTCCTGTCGTATCCGTCGCGGTCCGCCCTATGACCTTCCGTGCTCGCGGCCACCGCCCGAATACGGCGATGCAGCTGTTCGGCACCGCGGCGCAACCGGTCCCCGGCGGCCCGGACCTCCTCCAGAGCGGCGGGGTCGGCCGGCAGGTCGTGGGCGGTGGCCATGGCCTCGGCCTGCCGCCGTACGGCGACGGCGTCGCCCCGCGCCTTCTCCGCCTCACGGGCCGCCTTCGCGGCTCGGCCGGCCAGTTCGCCCGCGGTACGCTCCGCCTCCGAAGTGCGCGCCCAGGCGTCCGTAAGGTCGCGGGCCTTCGGCGAGCGGCGCAGAGCCGCCTCGATCTCGTCGCGGCGTGCGGTCAGCTCCCGCAGCCGCATCCGGGCGGCCTGGAGGTCCTCCTGCACCAGTGCCAGCCGACGGGCGAGGTCGGCGATGATGCGTCGGCGTGTCTCGGCCCGCACTTCCGCGCCGACGTACTCCACTTCCGTCTTGGTGTGACGGCCCCGTGCGACACCCAGCACCCAAGTGCCGTCAGTGCCGATCGCGCTGACGGCGGCAGGGTGGTTTGCCGTCGGTGACGCTTCTGGTGGCGCCCCCGCTGCCGTATGAAGTGCTACGGATGCCAGTACGCGGGTGACCTGGGCCGCGCTTACTCCGCTGCCGGGCGCGGCCACGGGGCGCAGTGCCCGGTCGAGGGCCGGGCCGTCGACCGGGTTGCCCGGAACGAGGAGGGTGTCGCGGGTGGCCGGGTCCACGACCACGCCTTGTGCGGTGATCCATGCGTCGAGGAGGCCCGACGCCTCCAGGGCTGCCTCCACTCCGGCCCGCTCGGCCGGGGCGAGGTCCTCGGCGAAGTCGACCAGTCGGTAGAGGGGGGCTCCGGTGGCCGAGGCACGGGGCGCGTCGCGGTACGGCGTGCGGGGCGGTTGCGGGTCCTGCTGCTGCTCCCGGGCTTCTTTCTCGCGCTGGATGCGGTCTTGCTCGGTGGCGAGTTCACGGGTGCGCAGGGCCAGGGCGTCGCGTTCGCCGGAGAGCCGGGCGAGGACCGGTTCCATGGCCTGCTCGGCGGCTTCGGCCACCGCGTCGGCCACTTCGGCGGGCAGCGTCTGCTCGTCGAGCGGTGCGTCGGCGGCTTCGTCCCGGCCGACCAGGTCCCGTACGGAAACCAGACAGACGCCGGGGTCGGCGAGGCTCTCCAGGCGAGCGGCCCAGCTCCGGACCGCGTGTGCGTACTGTGCGCTCGCGTGCGCGGTTTCCTGCCGACGGCTGTGGACCCGCCCTGCGGCGTGCTCCGCCTGCTCCTCCAACTGCTCGCGGGCGGTGTCCGCCTCAAGGGCTTCCCGCTCGGCCCGTTGGGACTTCGCGAGGAGTGCGGAGAGTTCGGTCACTGTCCGGCCACGGGTCCTGATCACGGGGGCGGCGGCTGCCAGCTGGCCGGCCCATTTGCCCAGGGAATCGGCGCAGGCGCCCGTGTCGACGGCGACGGCACGGGCGTGCCGTATGACGTGCAGCATGCCGTCCGGGTCGGTGAGGGTGGTGCTCTGTGCCGCCGCGGCCGGGACTGCGGCGGCTGCCACGGGGTCTCCGAGATGGACCGGATCAAGACCCGACCTCTCGGCATCGCCCCTCAACTCCCCGTAAGACGTTCCCAGTTCACGCAGATCCGCACCCAGTTGCTCCGCCCCGGCGGTGAGCCGCCCGGCCGCTTCCCTCTCCCCCGTGTGTGCCTGGCGCAGCGCCTTGAACGCGACGGTCGCCGCGCTGTGCAGGGCCGCGACCGTACTGCGCTTCTCGCCCAGTTCCTTCAGGCTCTGGTAGCCCGCGCTGGCGTGCAGCGCGTCGAGGTCGGTGACGGCCGTCGCGTGCTCGGCCCGGAGGGTTTCCAGGCGGGCCGCGAGCTCGTCCTCGACGGTACGCAGGGTTACGGTGCGCTGGGCCGCCGCTCCGGCCGCGCGACGCAGCCCGCCGAGGATGCCGAGGGCGCCCCCGACGTCGGCGGCCCGGCGGCGCAGCGCCCCGTGCAGATAGCCCCGGTAGCTCGTGAGGAAGTGGCCGAGGG
This is a stretch of genomic DNA from Streptomyces sp. NBC_00237. It encodes these proteins:
- a CDS encoding choice-of-anchor A family protein; translated protein: MRAAPLPGGLGPCVPGQCPDPFPPINNGAIAGYDNGISVFAGGDFRVRGKAAEAEGRVVVLGAFDMDKSPEGSQIYNVGVAGVGSRVAPPVGSDYLATGGPVTIGAGQRLLAEDGVVRHAGPATGTIVGTSTLDPAAVTPYVGLRKELSDASQCYADGDTGTRPPTGTAVNEGGQTVFTGDNTSALQVFNVDFDLASANGGQQGIEFRNIPDGATILVNVLGTNRTINTYSGSFDDNDPLNKLRGRLLWNFPDATNVEIKGTGQFQGSVLIGNQASESAVSVPGVNGRFFTTGNLTHQSSATGGGGQEFHAYPFNGDLPDCGTAPVEGDLKVLKVDFTTGAPLPGAVFQLWRESNGVAGLQTSGANPDERKGPECTTDTRGECAAKGNEEDSFYWEETRAPSGYGLPDPHVFGPVKPSTPATTTTVRNLRKPSSVDGDLQVLKVDSATGAPLPGAVFQLWRESNGVAGLQTSGANPDERKGAPCTSDEQGVCAGRGNVKDSFYWEETRAPSGYDLPDPHVFGPVKPGTPATTTTVRNKKNVGPEVWGKLTVRKVDSATGAPLPGAVFQLWRESNGVAGLQTSGANPDERKGAPCTTGADGRCTALGKGGDSFYWEETGVPAGYQPPTPSVFGPVRMPDTPPAEGVTIVARNTKKVVPEVKGSLHVLKVDSRTGRGLPRAVVELWRETNGVPGLQTTGRADTRTDSGCATDERGRCDFDGLKLGSYYVRETEAPSGYLLPRNPVSGPHTVNRSNASTGVTVRMTNEEKKVKPKK
- a CDS encoding 2-phosphosulfolactate phosphatase — encoded protein: MTTHSTPPAPPHPTWLTQSPYGVRMDWGPAAAAALSGEVACLVVVDVLSFSTSVSVATDRGTAVHPYPWRDERALAHAEKLDAALAVGRSMATEATPWTLSPASLRDGPPVERLVLPSPNGSQISSAAAATGARVLAGCLRNADATAAWLIHEGHGTADSPVAVIAAGERFPDGSLRPALEDLLGAGAVIARLYERGRSALSPEATAAAASYTSYTAATSADDIDRAVTLSASGQELYGRSFAEDVRIAVQLDSTPHTAVLTDGAFVRAPAIKHARSWSWLGGCSTPSATRSGTYLSPSPGCVALSASVRTSSGVMARSHGRASWTWDSKSSKRPSSTMI
- a CDS encoding DUF262 domain-containing protein, whose product is MQAKETLLADLVQGRAQQFQVPLYQRTYSWTEKQLVQLRSDILEQVELLETGEKASAHFLGSVVLAPSPQNEATFPRWLVVDGQQRLTTLSLALAAVRDHLALTLPDEAERIDEEYLINKRKSENDRFRLLPTQADRPHYAAQIRGTHEGQAAGDNVSAAYRFFRRKLVEADDPADPRDVLRIEQAITSRLTMVSVTAEPGDNVHRIFESLNNTGLKLSQADLLRNYLFMRLPNRGERVYETYWLPLQASLSNKELEQLMWLQLVLDGDDRVRRQDLYAAQQHHFERAEASEADIEAYVKELHRRSLHFRKVIRPEEENDPAVRAHLRRLDAWEAAATYPALMLLLDRRERGETDSAQTARALSYVESFLVRRTICRIPPNNLNRIFQSVPAQLPLDVPVADGLHQLLSANNRYWPDDDELRGKFRDAPFYLYGRPEQRKLVLQRLEESYDHPEPVDFAAAKLTIEHVLPQSAGDEWMRILAEDAADGETPQDVHARLQHTLGNLTLTAQNSELSNHPFDRKQDLLNSSHLEMNRRIAATDRWGAREIRARADELAERALALWPAPLHGVGRAERSRDWQLVHQVLAALPHGTWTSYGDLAAYIGSGAQAVGNHLAQTEGIVHAYRVLNADGRISDGFRWAGPQPEGDDVRARLSADGIHFTQTGAADPAQRLNSDDLALLLADPDQEPNTNGAVTAARDGGDPEGETRAERFFRQLTTDDTPETVAAVRTLFAQWEDLGGWIGHGAGQVTTSAFLMLGNEGGPGAGIWPLTVYPGGGRGGTAEVVFQHLASREPFTDRRLRAELLGRLNELEGVDIPEGKLELRPNFRLSLLEKDRNRELLATTLAWFRDCWADRDMA
- a CDS encoding TIGR02679 family protein; amino-acid sequence: MTGELPATGEAGTVPVIRAAGTAPTVHDTEVAPTATGTGKLPAATYTWLSQPPLHRLWAAVRTRLEANGLQATGAVRLTNLTPQEREALSLLLSRQVSRPTTTIHLAALDTRLRISAAAMGLAETLTQLGQPLTDRRATRDTARARRTHLWSNATEALAASPLGAHPWAERWWGEIRRTGAVTRQAEPTASATLHQAIHTLTLLFPPVPPTSPSVRGRGDLATQVTGSAHGLDDGTLLSRLVLRGIAHAHGADFPSDAGGRRALWRLASVIPDEVSSTVLTYGLRPTATTWREAALRDRADHHAETHLTLRELRTLRLTMPPRTRIHICENPRVVEAAADAGCAQPLVCTSGSAATVVLTLLDALAESGCTLAYHGDFDWPGIALANRVIGRYDARPWRMSTLEYERLAARTQTAGTPPLLLTGPPVAADWDAELGPAMEALSLALHEEAALDTLLEDLA
- a CDS encoding TIGR02680 family protein, whose translation is MNHRYRLHRAGIRNIWQYDEQEFAFGDGRLLLRGKNGAGKSKALEMLLPYLLDGDARALDATGTGRTTLAWLMLDGIAQTNRLGYLWVEFHRQDEAGTDHYLTLGAAVRASRSTGVAKPFFFATPLRVGNDLHLVEAGQPLPIDRLREQVGAEHVLERAVDHRARVARELFGLSDPARFRNLTHLLHRLRRPTIGDRIEAGGLITVLSETLPALDDEVVEKVARNLDDLDAVREDLGRLERTDAALGHFLTSYRGYLHGALRRRAADVGGALGILGGLRRAAGAAAQRTVTLRTVEDELAARLETLRAEHATAVTDLDALHASAGYQSLKELGEKRSTVAALHSAATVAFKALRQAHTGEREAAGRLTAGAEQLGADLRELGTSYGELRGDAERSGLDPVHLGDPVAAAAVPAAAAQSTTLTDPDGMLHVIRHARAVAVDTGACADSLGKWAGQLAAAAPVIRTRGRTVTELSALLAKSQRAEREALEADTAREQLEEQAEHAAGRVHSRRQETAHASAQYAHAVRSWAARLESLADPGVCLVSVRDLVGRDEAADAPLDEQTLPAEVADAVAEAAEQAMEPVLARLSGERDALALRTRELATEQDRIQREKEAREQQQDPQPPRTPYRDAPRASATGAPLYRLVDFAEDLAPAERAGVEAALEASGLLDAWITAQGVVVDPATRDTLLVPGNPVDGPALDRALRPVAAPGSGVSAAQVTRVLASVALHTAAGAPPEASPTANHPAAVSAIGTDGTWVLGVARGRHTKTEVEYVGAEVRAETRRRIIADLARRLALVQEDLQAARMRLRELTARRDEIEAALRRSPKARDLTDAWARTSEAERTAGELAGRAAKAAREAEKARGDAVAVRRQAEAMATAHDLPADPAALEEVRAAGDRLRRGAEQLHRRIRAVAASTEGHRADRDGYDRSRDVRATAESDYAQRSGALNAARRTIQQLEEAMDATEAAILARENETNLRLEAVSRQLPALEREVAGVHDDRITAEVDERTQRDKLTAQETEVITCGAALRTALSMPEVTRGAGLDREPRAGLTDPDPAHEDVRTRIKALSHLVDTVKAVLGVERDDISDTSLLNRSNELRDKLSGGYDALLEERDGIKVCRLVDDHGSHDIAQVGARIAAQAAEARQRLTDRERDVFQRFLTGELGDNLSSQVLAASTLVDALNGTLRTVRTSHGLGVELDWRLADTAEADVRAAVELLRSPSGLRTREQTEQLRDVLQRRIEDARRTDPAAGYAAHLRTALDYRTWFTFTPWVVDDAAPGRKRRMTGRTGLSQGEQRVLSYLVLFAAAAAHFTTLAETAPHAPRLILLDDAFAKVDEPTHGRLGRILVDLDLDFVLTSERLIGNWPDVPSLHIYECLRDPHTRGVATLHYTWNGRQRRLMSV